A region of Triplophysa dalaica isolate WHDGS20190420 chromosome 20, ASM1584641v1, whole genome shotgun sequence DNA encodes the following proteins:
- the LOC130409251 gene encoding torsin-1A-like has protein sequence MKASYFVIVLLFFSDVTLTSGFMDVLIGLTAYIYTIFEGDNLIPFVPARFEKDLNDNLYGQHIVSKVVLKAVSSFMTDSNPNKPLVLSFHGTTGVGKNHVAKIIASNIYKKGDQSDHYITFISEFHFPHKDKVDMYSAQLKQWIHGNVSSFPRSMFVFDEMDKINPRLVETIKAFLDYTARVDGVSFRKAIFIFLSNAGGNVIANLALDFWKEGKDREEIQMNSKGMETQIFQNIFNDKSSGFWHSSIIDHHLVDHFIPFLPLELKHVRQCVLAEIASLNIPVDHDLADTVAREMPFFPTEEKIFSVKGCKTVRQKLLLYVDD, from the exons ATGAAAGCGTCCTATTTTGTaatagttttattgtttttttccgaCGTAACATTAACGTCAGGTTTTATGGATGTCTTGATAGGTCTTACCGCGTATATCTACACAATATTTGAAGGGGATAATTTAATCCCTTTTGTTCCTGCAC GTTTCGAGAAAGATTTAAATGACAATCTCTACGGGCAGCACATCGTGTCGAAAGTTGTACTGAAAGCTGTATCATCATTTATGACCGACAGTAATCCAAACAAACCGCTCGTGCTCTCTTTCCACGGGACAACAGGAGTGGGAAAAAACCATGTGGCTAAAATAATCGCAAGTAACATTTACAAGAAAGGAGATCAGAGCGACCATTATATCacttttatatcagagttcCATTTCCCACACAAAGACAAGGTTGACATGTACAGT GCACAACTAAAGCAATGGATTCATGGAAATGTATCCAGTTTTCCTCGGTccatgtttgtatttgatgaAATGGACAAGATAAATCCACGTCTGGTCGAAACCATAAAGGCTTTTCTAGACTACACGGCCCGTGTAGATGGCGTCTCCTTCCGCAAAGCAATCTTCATTTTTCTCAG CAATGCGGGTGGAAATGTGATCGCCAACTTAGCCCTGGATTTCTGGAAAGAGGGTAAAGACAGAGAAGAAATACAGATGAACAGCAAGGGAATGGAGACACAAatctttcaaaacatcttcaatGATAAGAGTA GTGGATTTTGGCACTCAAGCATCATAGATCATCACCTGGTGGATCACTTTATACCTTTCCTGCCTCTGGAACTGAAGCATGTGCGTCAGTGTGTCCTGGCTGAAATAGCCAGTCTGAACATCCCTGTTGATCATGATCTGGCAGACACGGTGGCCAGAGAGATGCCCTTCTTCCCCACAGAGGAGAAAATCTTCTCTGTTAAAGGCTGCAAGACAGTCAGACAGAAGTTGTTGCTATATGTTGATGACTAG